In Myxococcus guangdongensis, the following proteins share a genomic window:
- a CDS encoding imm11 family protein has protein sequence MERQFYWVRRADVPQWLIETPTRESGEAFDEPWMFADGRQLENPGKMKARISTPGAKRTFVFSAIEKTPLVSGPVANVFRVLVPDDVQLMPVSVQGESEPYFLVNATKAVDCIDEARCQEIQHDDADDGVPEFEGQYRWIYGLRIDPSKAEGSHVFRLKKFKVALIVSEEIKDALEQVGNLGVSFERVTGPSGGNCPTRDVG, from the coding sequence GTGGAGCGCCAATTCTATTGGGTGCGGCGGGCGGACGTGCCGCAATGGCTCATCGAGACTCCAACGCGGGAATCTGGGGAAGCGTTCGATGAGCCCTGGATGTTCGCGGACGGCCGCCAACTCGAGAATCCGGGGAAGATGAAAGCTCGCATATCGACTCCGGGTGCGAAGCGCACGTTCGTGTTCTCCGCAATCGAGAAGACTCCTTTGGTGAGTGGACCCGTCGCAAACGTCTTCAGGGTTCTCGTGCCTGACGACGTGCAATTGATGCCAGTGTCGGTACAAGGGGAGTCCGAGCCTTACTTCTTAGTCAACGCAACCAAGGCGGTTGATTGTATTGACGAAGCCCGATGTCAGGAGATCCAGCATGACGACGCAGACGACGGCGTCCCTGAGTTTGAGGGGCAGTATCGTTGGATCTACGGGTTGCGAATCGACCCCTCGAAAGCTGAGGGATCCCACGTTTTCCGGCTGAAGAAGTTCAAGGTTGCGCTCATCGTCTCGGAGGAGATCAAGGACGCGCTCGAACAAGTCGGGAACCTGGGCGTGTCGTTCGAGCGTGTAACGGGCCCCAGTGGCGGCAATTGTCCGACGCGTGACGTGGGGTGA
- a CDS encoding DUF11 domain-containing protein, which yields MKGKTKSVPSSVLGIVVACLTEPWVSGDAFAEPINNTSSRGELVIHADDNEFHSGQTVVFTHTFAHQRVQDVSLMRVEYSLAGLLALDRCEPASACSSTSNSFQAVVAPPDLPANQTRVVTAFFTVLPLSSPVSASTRPLFVIQEKGGTAASERMPFMSYTVYPGEADLAVGLTAQAPLLGANVLYNLTVTNNGPDGASSATVTTTLPASATSITSTDCTLDATTGEVSCPVGALANGASTSKTFRANYGLLALGQLTATATRVASSPGDPNAQNDSATASCTALTSLLITCP from the coding sequence ATGAAAGGCAAGACAAAGAGCGTGCCCTCGAGCGTTCTGGGCATTGTAGTCGCATGCCTCACGGAGCCATGGGTGAGCGGCGACGCATTCGCCGAGCCGATCAACAACACCAGCTCAAGGGGTGAACTGGTCATTCACGCAGACGACAACGAGTTCCACTCGGGCCAGACGGTTGTGTTCACCCACACCTTTGCTCACCAGAGAGTACAAGACGTATCCTTGATGCGCGTAGAATACTCCCTGGCCGGACTGCTGGCGCTCGACCGGTGTGAACCCGCATCAGCCTGTAGTTCCACTTCAAACAGCTTTCAAGCAGTCGTCGCCCCACCAGACCTCCCGGCAAATCAGACTCGCGTGGTCACGGCATTCTTCACCGTGTTGCCACTTTCGAGCCCGGTAAGTGCCTCTACGCGGCCGCTCTTCGTCATTCAGGAAAAAGGCGGGACAGCCGCGAGCGAGCGCATGCCATTCATGAGCTATACCGTCTACCCTGGCGAAGCTGACTTGGCCGTTGGACTGACTGCCCAGGCGCCACTCCTGGGGGCAAACGTACTCTACAACCTGACAGTGACGAACAATGGCCCCGACGGTGCGTCATCCGCGACAGTGACAACAACTCTCCCGGCCTCAGCGACATCTATCACTTCAACAGACTGTACTCTTGATGCAACTACTGGTGAGGTGAGTTGCCCGGTGGGCGCACTTGCGAATGGAGCCTCCACAAGCAAGACCTTCCGCGCGAACTACGGGCTGCTGGCGCTGGGGCAGCTGACTGCGACGGCAACGCGAGTTGCGAGCAGCCCGGGAGACCCCAACGCGCAGAACGACAGCGCAACGGCATCTTGCACCGCCCTTACGTCGTTGCTCATTACCTGTCCGTAG
- a CDS encoding VOC family protein, with the protein MTATKAKSIPEGFNSVVPFVLLKDTAKAVEFYRKAVCVEVLRQYHTSDGSDGYGDPQIGNSRVRFADASPERK; encoded by the coding sequence ATGACTGCGACCAAGGCAAAGTCCATTCCGGAAGGGTTCAACAGCGTTGTGCCCTTTGTGCTGCTGAAGGACACCGCGAAGGCCGTCGAATTCTACAGAAAGGCGGTCTGCGTGGAGGTGCTGCGCCAATATCACACGTCGGATGGAAGTGATGGCTATGGTGACCCGCAAATCGGAAATTCACGGGTCCGATTCGCGGATGCGTCGCCCGAAAGGAAGTAG
- a CDS encoding Ig-like domain-containing protein produces the protein MIGRPGVLSSWILSVPLVLALGACGGAPQEESDRPAREGDVASERLRAALAWDPYADAVAPGTNAAVLNASAALGAPDGRTAALLGLLNAALVLDLGQGEEGTGDLRVYYQGLSLALVAQVDFLKADGTFVGSSPLQLVELGLGTHIAVAMYPGNVPYRYVRLRGALAVYLVDAVETSLRVICGDGVLGGPELCDDGNQRSGDGCNSVCEVEPGYTCTGQPSVCDNNRAPTVEAVQTITAEDTAVNITIPAADPDGDTLTYTFTLPAHGALTGTGASVTYTPNANFNGTDTFQVTVSDGRKQATATVTVTVTPVNDAPVAASATVTVNHNTSTPITLVATDVDGDVVGFTVTAPPANGTLSGTGAQLLYTPNADFQGADSFTFTANDGALPSNTATVSLTVRGPPVCGDGFVDSGEVCDDGNRVAGDGCRADCQGVEVCGDGLVDSAAGEQCDDGGTTPGDGCDAECQLDAFSNIPPTLISGTLNCTTANSNTGRKAAVDALGRFYVVMLCGGSVHVSVSADRGFTWVGPTPMGITNAAEVAIEGGPTGIAYVAVTSAGSLLFTRTVDAGANWEAPRTLSNASNPTVSLDSRGDALYISVSRGGAGVRVLRNFARGAGDFSVTDVDQSNAYFDVLVDKISGDVFSVSDDPLFRIRRSSDQGTSFGPQSSPPGQAFFSDWTGSNGFIYVTGTFGDDNVDVIPVSAPGTSTQVTGLPNDVPPGPVRSIDADALGNGYIVTQRGTGNIQLDRMLVGATVIQPTDARTIGPGSVPAVAALPSNGGALVAYTSGTSVYGSVVVY, from the coding sequence ATGATTGGTCGTCCTGGTGTTCTGTCGTCCTGGATTCTGTCCGTGCCGCTGGTCCTGGCGCTGGGGGCGTGCGGTGGCGCCCCGCAGGAGGAGTCGGACCGCCCCGCTCGTGAGGGCGACGTGGCGAGTGAGCGACTCCGAGCCGCGCTGGCGTGGGACCCCTATGCGGACGCGGTGGCCCCCGGAACCAACGCGGCGGTGCTCAACGCGAGCGCGGCGCTCGGAGCTCCAGACGGGAGGACGGCGGCCCTTCTGGGACTGCTCAACGCGGCGCTGGTGCTGGATTTGGGTCAGGGCGAGGAAGGCACCGGGGATTTGCGCGTCTATTACCAGGGCCTGTCGCTGGCGCTGGTGGCGCAGGTGGACTTCTTGAAGGCAGACGGGACGTTCGTCGGCTCCAGCCCCTTGCAACTGGTCGAGTTGGGCCTGGGGACGCACATCGCGGTGGCGATGTACCCAGGGAACGTGCCCTATCGCTACGTACGGCTGAGGGGGGCGCTCGCCGTGTATCTGGTGGACGCGGTGGAGACCTCCCTGCGAGTCATCTGTGGAGACGGGGTGCTGGGCGGGCCCGAACTCTGTGACGACGGCAATCAGCGCTCGGGAGACGGCTGCAACAGCGTCTGCGAGGTGGAGCCGGGCTACACCTGCACGGGACAGCCGAGCGTCTGCGACAACAACCGGGCGCCCACCGTCGAGGCGGTCCAGACGATCACCGCCGAGGACACCGCGGTGAACATCACCATCCCCGCGGCGGACCCGGACGGCGACACGCTGACCTACACGTTCACCCTGCCCGCCCATGGCGCGCTCACGGGCACGGGGGCGTCGGTGACGTACACGCCGAACGCGAACTTCAACGGGACCGACACCTTCCAGGTCACCGTCTCCGATGGCAGGAAGCAGGCCACCGCCACCGTCACCGTCACGGTGACGCCGGTCAACGACGCGCCCGTGGCGGCCTCCGCGACGGTGACGGTGAACCACAACACATCGACGCCGATCACATTGGTGGCGACGGACGTGGACGGAGATGTGGTTGGCTTCACGGTGACGGCGCCGCCCGCGAACGGAACCCTGTCCGGGACGGGCGCCCAGTTGCTCTACACGCCGAACGCGGACTTCCAGGGGGCGGACTCGTTCACCTTCACGGCCAACGATGGCGCGCTGCCCTCGAACACGGCCACGGTCAGCCTCACCGTCCGAGGGCCGCCGGTCTGTGGTGACGGCTTCGTCGACTCCGGTGAGGTGTGTGACGACGGCAACCGCGTCGCCGGAGACGGGTGTCGAGCGGACTGCCAGGGCGTGGAGGTGTGTGGTGACGGCCTGGTCGACAGCGCGGCGGGAGAGCAGTGCGATGATGGCGGCACGACGCCGGGGGATGGCTGTGATGCCGAGTGCCAGTTGGATGCCTTCTCGAACATCCCGCCCACGCTCATCAGCGGGACGTTGAACTGCACCACGGCCAATTCGAACACGGGCCGCAAGGCCGCGGTGGATGCGCTGGGGCGCTTCTATGTGGTCATGCTCTGCGGGGGCTCGGTCCATGTCAGCGTGAGCGCGGACCGCGGCTTCACCTGGGTGGGGCCCACGCCGATGGGCATCACGAACGCGGCGGAGGTCGCCATCGAGGGTGGCCCCACGGGGATTGCCTACGTCGCGGTCACGAGCGCGGGTTCGCTGCTGTTCACGCGGACCGTGGACGCGGGAGCCAACTGGGAGGCGCCGCGAACGCTCAGCAACGCGAGCAACCCCACCGTCAGCCTGGATTCCAGGGGCGACGCGCTCTACATCTCCGTCTCGCGAGGTGGCGCGGGGGTGCGCGTCCTGCGCAACTTCGCGCGTGGCGCGGGCGACTTCAGCGTGACGGACGTGGACCAGAGCAATGCCTACTTCGACGTCCTCGTGGACAAGATCAGCGGAGATGTCTTCTCGGTGAGCGACGACCCGTTGTTCCGCATCCGTCGGAGCAGTGACCAGGGGACGAGCTTCGGTCCGCAGAGTTCTCCGCCGGGACAGGCGTTCTTCTCGGACTGGACGGGCTCCAACGGCTTCATCTACGTCACGGGCACCTTCGGGGACGACAACGTGGACGTCATCCCGGTGTCCGCGCCGGGCACGAGCACCCAGGTGACGGGGCTCCCCAATGACGTCCCGCCCGGCCCCGTGCGTTCGATTGACGCGGACGCGCTCGGCAACGGCTACATCGTCACGCAGCGAGGGACGGGCAACATCCAGTTGGACCGGATGCTCGTGGGGGCCACGGTGATTCAGCCCACGGACGCCAGGACTATCGGACCGGGCTCCGTGCCAGCCGTCGCGGCGCTCCCGTCGAACGGCGGCGCGCTGGTGGCCTACACGAGCGGCACCAGCGTCTACGGCTCGGTGGTGGTGTACTGA
- a CDS encoding BamA/TamA family outer membrane protein, with product MSFPWLGLLVASLSSTPQEPAQESYEDVLVQWGLESQGLTREAQPEGKTLEQVWVAREDVVAKSDPYPNFLNLAHARTREEVVRREVLLTPGQPYQTVLAEETARNLRRLGIFSAVRVAPVRGTRPDTVSLLVITKDVWSLRLNNDFSAVGSLLQYLRLQVTEDNFLGLAKKVALDYILNLDTWSVGQSYVDKQVLGSRWTLTESAAVIIGRESGRAEGSRGGVTLSRPLYSLSTPWSLTAQVAWNVETSRTFRGADVWRLPYPDGEPVPYVFNTREMTGSVLYVRAWGEESRWELGGGVGAYRKAYAPPVAAPLDAGQRAWFERHYLPRSEDAGYTTATLRAWSARYEVLRDVETYSLSEDFQVGHSVSLTLRYAPPAIPSGAHFTEGGLSARYRVRVGDALTTVAAAASLRRQFDDRAGWTHRRWAAELHQVSPRVLGGRFVARGLVDVNIDDLVERVVLLGGGNGLRGAKVDAYAGRRLLLVNVEYRTAPLIIRTLHLGGVLFYDAGSAFERKPSMVHSVGLGVRVLVPQFNIIPFRLDFGYVLDDDRPAAGSRFLVGGGQITDFRPAFLETPLR from the coding sequence GTGTCCTTCCCGTGGCTGGGTCTTCTCGTCGCTTCATTGTCCTCGACACCGCAAGAGCCCGCGCAGGAGAGCTACGAGGACGTACTCGTCCAGTGGGGCCTCGAGAGCCAGGGCCTGACGCGCGAGGCGCAGCCGGAGGGCAAGACGCTCGAGCAGGTCTGGGTGGCCCGCGAGGACGTCGTCGCCAAGAGCGACCCCTATCCGAACTTCCTCAACCTGGCGCACGCGCGCACACGCGAGGAGGTGGTCCGGCGTGAGGTGTTGCTGACGCCCGGACAGCCCTATCAGACGGTCCTCGCGGAGGAGACGGCGCGCAACCTGCGGCGCCTGGGCATCTTCTCCGCGGTGCGGGTGGCGCCCGTGCGAGGCACCAGGCCGGACACCGTGTCGCTGCTCGTCATCACCAAGGACGTGTGGTCGCTGCGGCTCAACAACGACTTCTCGGCGGTCGGCTCGCTGTTGCAGTACCTGCGGCTCCAGGTCACCGAAGACAACTTCCTCGGCCTCGCGAAGAAGGTGGCGCTCGATTACATCCTGAACCTGGACACCTGGTCGGTCGGCCAGAGCTACGTGGACAAGCAGGTGCTCGGCAGCCGGTGGACGCTGACGGAGTCCGCGGCGGTCATCATCGGCCGAGAGAGCGGCAGGGCCGAGGGCTCCCGGGGCGGCGTCACGCTCAGCCGGCCCCTGTATTCGCTGTCCACGCCCTGGAGTCTCACGGCGCAGGTGGCGTGGAACGTGGAGACCTCGCGCACCTTCCGGGGGGCGGACGTCTGGCGACTGCCGTATCCCGATGGGGAGCCGGTGCCCTACGTCTTCAACACGCGCGAGATGACCGGCAGCGTGCTCTACGTGCGCGCCTGGGGCGAGGAATCCAGGTGGGAGCTTGGCGGAGGCGTGGGCGCGTACCGCAAGGCCTATGCGCCCCCGGTGGCGGCCCCGCTCGACGCGGGACAGCGCGCCTGGTTCGAGCGGCACTACCTGCCGCGCTCGGAGGACGCGGGCTACACCACGGCGACGCTGCGAGCCTGGAGTGCGCGGTACGAGGTGCTGCGCGACGTGGAGACGTATTCGCTCTCCGAGGACTTCCAGGTCGGCCACTCCGTGTCACTCACCCTGCGCTACGCGCCTCCGGCCATCCCCTCCGGCGCGCACTTCACGGAAGGAGGGCTGAGCGCGCGCTATCGGGTCCGCGTGGGAGACGCGCTCACCACGGTGGCGGCGGCCGCGTCGCTCCGGCGGCAGTTCGACGACCGCGCGGGTTGGACCCATCGGCGCTGGGCCGCGGAGCTGCACCAGGTCTCGCCGCGCGTCCTGGGGGGGCGCTTCGTCGCGCGGGGCCTCGTGGACGTGAACATCGACGACCTGGTCGAGCGGGTGGTGCTGCTCGGTGGTGGAAACGGCCTGCGAGGCGCGAAGGTGGATGCCTACGCGGGGAGGCGCCTGCTGCTCGTCAACGTGGAGTACCGCACCGCACCGCTCATCATCCGAACGCTGCATCTGGGCGGCGTGCTCTTCTACGACGCGGGGAGCGCATTCGAGCGCAAGCCGAGCATGGTGCACTCCGTGGGCCTGGGCGTGCGGGTGCTGGTCCCCCAGTTCAACATCATCCCGTTCCGGCTCGACTTCGGGTACGTGCTCGATGACGACCGCCCCGCCGCGGGAAGCCGCTTCCTCGTGGGCGGCGGACAGATCACCGACTTCCGGCCCGCCTTCCTGGAGACACCGCTGCGGTGA
- a CDS encoding DUF1592 domain-containing protein, which yields MKRLRLARTLVMVAATLLSACKGDVTLPPSQPPPPGEPPPPLVPEELPLRRLSAVQFQNTVRDVLTRALGAPEADAVLQDGAVASQLQSYPRDLRVSIPGESHGGFFRMDQGVQQGHIDIAYSLGLRVGELLGSNTSRRGLLLGSCATDASAANDEACLVDFISRFGRLALRRPLDADDVAFYREAVSEPPVSPLAVQKVVALLLTAPEFLYFVEHGQSDAAGTVTRLTAHELAARLSYHFWQTLPDELLTEAADSGALLTDAGYRQQVERLMGDARAHQALGEFFSQWFRLDDLEEFDRRVGDPIFDAFRGDFTPTRDTRERINGEVADLVAWLVSHEGTLQDVLTDRHAFARSADLAALYGVPRWDGTSQPPTFSEPQRSGLLTRIAFLATGSANTRPIIKGYRIRNALLCGSIPPPPADAMMTRVELSPELTTREVVERLTETQGSCPSCHRTRLNPLGFVTENFDALGRFRSTQRLFDNTGQQVGERPVRTDTVPAVVPGDTRSVSSAAEVTQLILDSGQYEECFARQYFRYTFARPENDASDEPVLEALRTAARSRQSLRTVLASVALRPEFQRKDFR from the coding sequence GTGAAACGACTTCGACTCGCACGCACCCTCGTCATGGTCGCGGCGACCTTGCTGAGTGCTTGCAAGGGTGACGTAACCCTGCCGCCCTCCCAGCCGCCGCCCCCCGGTGAGCCCCCGCCGCCGCTGGTGCCCGAGGAGCTGCCCTTGCGGCGGCTGTCCGCCGTCCAATTCCAGAACACGGTGCGCGACGTGCTCACCCGCGCGCTCGGCGCCCCGGAGGCGGACGCGGTGCTGCAGGACGGCGCGGTGGCGTCGCAGCTCCAGAGCTACCCACGGGACCTGCGAGTCTCCATCCCCGGCGAGTCCCACGGCGGCTTCTTCCGCATGGACCAGGGCGTGCAGCAGGGGCACATCGACATCGCGTACTCGCTCGGTCTGCGCGTCGGCGAGCTGCTCGGGAGCAACACGTCGCGGCGAGGGCTGCTGCTGGGCTCCTGCGCCACGGATGCCAGCGCGGCCAATGACGAGGCCTGCCTGGTCGACTTCATCTCCCGCTTCGGGCGCCTGGCCCTGCGGAGGCCCCTGGACGCGGACGACGTGGCCTTCTACCGCGAGGCCGTGAGCGAGCCTCCTGTCTCGCCCCTCGCCGTGCAGAAGGTGGTGGCGCTGCTGCTGACGGCGCCCGAGTTCCTCTACTTCGTCGAGCACGGCCAGTCCGACGCGGCCGGCACCGTGACGCGGCTGACGGCGCACGAGCTGGCCGCGCGGCTGTCGTATCACTTCTGGCAGACCCTCCCGGACGAACTGCTCACCGAGGCCGCGGACTCGGGGGCCCTGCTCACCGACGCCGGCTATCGCCAGCAGGTCGAGCGCCTCATGGGGGACGCACGCGCCCACCAGGCCCTGGGCGAGTTCTTCAGCCAGTGGTTCCGCCTGGACGACCTCGAGGAGTTCGACAGGCGCGTGGGAGACCCCATCTTCGACGCGTTTCGCGGTGACTTCACCCCGACGCGCGACACCCGCGAGCGCATCAACGGCGAAGTGGCCGACCTCGTCGCCTGGCTGGTCTCTCACGAAGGCACGCTGCAGGACGTGCTCACCGACCGGCATGCCTTCGCCCGCAGCGCCGACCTGGCGGCGCTCTACGGCGTGCCGAGATGGGATGGCACCTCGCAGCCTCCCACCTTCTCCGAGCCCCAGCGCTCCGGCCTGCTGACGCGCATCGCCTTCCTCGCCACCGGCTCCGCCAACACCCGCCCCATCATCAAGGGCTACCGCATCCGCAACGCGCTCCTGTGCGGGAGCATCCCCCCACCGCCCGCCGACGCCATGATGACGCGGGTGGAGCTGTCGCCCGAGCTCACCACCCGCGAGGTCGTGGAGCGCCTGACCGAGACGCAGGGGTCCTGCCCCTCATGCCACCGCACCCGCCTCAATCCCCTGGGGTTCGTCACCGAGAACTTCGATGCGCTGGGCCGCTTCCGCTCCACGCAGCGCCTCTTCGACAACACGGGCCAACAAGTGGGCGAACGACCGGTGCGCACCGACACGGTGCCCGCCGTGGTTCCGGGCGACACGCGCTCGGTGTCCTCGGCGGCGGAGGTCACCCAGCTCATCCTCGACAGCGGCCAGTACGAGGAGTGCTTCGCTCGACAGTACTTCCGCTACACCTTCGCCCGGCCCGAGAACGACGCCTCCGACGAGCCCGTCCTGGAGGCCTTGCGCACGGCGGCCAGGAGCCGTCAGTCGCTGCGCACCGTGCTGGCCTCCGTCGCGCTGCGCCCCGAGTTCCAGCGGAAGGACTTCCGATGA
- a CDS encoding DUF1552 domain-containing protein gives MSTPISRRTILRLGGTGLVLPFLPSLLPATARAQSAPSHKCFVMLRTEHGGILQRDMFPADATLTESLSYAGHPVRRGALSATVTGGEARVSPVLRAPSSELTASMVSKLWVLNGLDIPFYIGHHRGGTLGNFSASDQAPDVVKQEGIRQTVDQIMAWSPSFYGNAAGVRERVIIQGSLSYAHSDPRLRQGPVERVGDTVNGSNQDLFDRLFADVTGGQPLMSGAVLENYRRLRNGNRRLSSADRRRLDDHMERLAELDRKLSTVARCQTPTRPATSTGQYTQQPSYGRDPEAQSLSHELWNDVYTLALSCGVSRIVVAGATETFSTYAGDWHQEIAHQAASSEPAYSTLLAAHHLFFRRVFLDLASKLEAVDMGDGTRLLDHTLLAWGQESGNYTHDHTSAPIVAFGGAEGFFRTGQYCDYRNLDKKTGMGPAGEPRWFGLLWHQWLGTVLQSMGIPRSEWEDTSRCPGYPDYKYDDIPGWAGPENSTGPVYPSSVWSAAGEVLPFLRA, from the coding sequence ATGAGCACGCCCATCTCGCGCCGAACGATTCTCCGCCTGGGCGGGACGGGGCTCGTCCTTCCCTTCCTCCCCAGCCTCCTGCCCGCGACGGCCCGCGCCCAGTCCGCGCCGTCCCACAAGTGCTTCGTCATGCTGCGCACGGAGCACGGCGGCATCCTCCAGCGGGACATGTTCCCCGCGGACGCCACGCTGACGGAGTCCTTGTCCTACGCGGGCCATCCCGTGCGCCGGGGCGCGCTGAGTGCCACCGTGACGGGAGGCGAGGCGCGGGTGTCGCCCGTGCTGCGCGCTCCGTCGAGCGAGCTCACCGCGTCGATGGTGAGCAAGCTGTGGGTGCTCAACGGCCTGGACATCCCGTTCTACATCGGCCACCACCGGGGCGGGACGCTCGGCAACTTCTCCGCGAGCGACCAGGCGCCGGACGTCGTGAAGCAGGAGGGCATCCGGCAGACCGTCGACCAGATCATGGCCTGGTCTCCGTCCTTCTACGGAAACGCGGCGGGCGTGCGCGAGCGCGTCATCATCCAGGGGTCGCTCTCCTACGCGCACTCGGACCCTCGGCTGCGGCAGGGACCGGTGGAGCGGGTGGGGGACACCGTGAATGGCTCCAACCAGGACCTCTTCGACCGCCTGTTCGCGGATGTCACCGGAGGCCAGCCGCTCATGAGCGGCGCGGTGCTGGAGAACTACCGACGCCTGCGCAATGGGAACCGGCGCCTGTCGTCCGCGGACCGCCGCCGGCTGGATGACCACATGGAGCGGCTGGCCGAACTGGACCGCAAGCTGTCCACGGTGGCGCGCTGTCAGACTCCCACGCGCCCAGCGACGTCGACCGGGCAGTACACCCAGCAGCCGTCGTACGGACGCGACCCGGAGGCGCAGTCCCTGTCGCACGAACTCTGGAACGACGTGTACACGCTGGCGCTGTCGTGTGGCGTGTCGCGCATCGTGGTGGCCGGCGCGACGGAGACCTTCAGCACCTACGCGGGCGACTGGCACCAGGAGATTGCCCACCAGGCTGCGAGCAGCGAGCCGGCGTACAGCACACTGCTCGCGGCGCACCACCTCTTCTTCCGCCGCGTCTTCCTGGACCTGGCGAGCAAGCTGGAGGCGGTGGACATGGGCGACGGCACCCGGCTGCTGGACCACACCCTGCTGGCCTGGGGACAGGAGTCAGGCAACTACACCCACGACCACACCAGCGCGCCGATTGTCGCCTTCGGCGGCGCGGAGGGCTTCTTCCGCACGGGGCAGTACTGCGACTACCGGAACCTGGACAAGAAGACCGGGATGGGCCCCGCCGGCGAGCCCCGCTGGTTCGGCCTGCTGTGGCACCAGTGGCTGGGCACGGTGCTGCAATCCATGGGCATCCCTCGCTCCGAGTGGGAGGACACTTCGCGGTGCCCGGGCTACCCCGACTACAAATACGACGACATCCCGGGTTGGGCCGGGCCCGAGAACTCCACGGGCCCCGTGTATCCCAGCTCCGTCTGGAGCGCCGCGGGCGAGGTGTTGCCCTTCCTGCGTGCGTGA
- a CDS encoding serine hydrolase domain-containing protein translates to MQGRSGASLVFGVILGVLLVAGPALAQGSLRDRIDAFVQAEQKRQGVVGLAVGVVHQGRVVLVKGYGSADLEHRVPVGTDTLFQSGSVGKMFTAMAVMAQVEAGKVSLSDPISKHFPDAPAAWAPITVRHLLTHTSGLQDLEGKIDERKDYTDEEFARFLYTLPLEFPAGLRFSYSNSGYVLLGLLVNRITGTSYVDVLDAKVFKPAGMKTARGISEADIIPNRSSGYQLVKGAPKHHTWVSPSLNTTGDGALYFSVKDMLAWDTAVRKHALLSEESWREILSPVRLNSGATHPYGFGWQLQERNGKPLHQHGGAWQGFRANYSHFVGDSLSIIVLANTAQSSPGRFTEGIAAIVNPALGTPKLAAIEDTEPQVTAQLTAFLEEVRAGKVDKARFAYAPPWLVSEALPHFTERLSKLGPTGKLRLAQREVMGDDRVYTYLVDFGADSFVYKVSLIPDGRVSLFGMNELKK, encoded by the coding sequence ATGCAAGGTCGTTCGGGAGCGAGCCTGGTGTTCGGCGTCATCCTCGGTGTCCTGCTCGTGGCGGGGCCCGCGCTGGCGCAGGGCTCCCTGCGGGATCGCATCGACGCGTTCGTCCAGGCGGAGCAGAAGCGCCAGGGCGTGGTGGGGCTCGCGGTGGGGGTGGTGCACCAGGGCCGCGTCGTGCTCGTGAAGGGGTACGGCTCCGCCGACCTGGAGCATCGCGTCCCCGTGGGGACGGACACGCTCTTCCAGTCAGGCTCGGTGGGGAAGATGTTCACCGCGATGGCGGTGATGGCGCAGGTGGAGGCGGGCAAGGTGTCGTTGTCGGACCCCATCTCGAAGCACTTCCCGGACGCCCCCGCGGCCTGGGCGCCCATCACCGTGCGCCACCTGTTGACGCACACGTCCGGCCTCCAGGACCTGGAGGGGAAGATCGACGAGCGGAAGGACTACACGGACGAGGAGTTCGCCCGGTTCCTCTACACGCTGCCGCTGGAGTTCCCGGCGGGCCTGCGCTTCAGCTACAGCAACTCCGGCTACGTGCTGCTGGGCCTGCTGGTGAATCGCATCACGGGCACGTCGTATGTCGACGTCCTGGACGCGAAGGTCTTCAAGCCCGCGGGCATGAAGACGGCGCGAGGCATCAGCGAGGCCGACATCATCCCCAACCGCTCGTCCGGCTATCAATTGGTGAAGGGCGCGCCGAAGCACCACACCTGGGTGTCTCCGTCGCTCAACACGACGGGAGATGGGGCGCTCTATTTCTCGGTGAAGGACATGCTGGCGTGGGACACGGCCGTGCGGAAGCACGCGCTGCTGAGCGAGGAGAGCTGGCGTGAAATCCTCTCACCGGTGCGGCTCAACAGCGGCGCCACGCATCCCTACGGTTTTGGCTGGCAGCTCCAGGAGCGCAACGGCAAGCCGCTGCACCAGCACGGAGGCGCGTGGCAGGGCTTCCGCGCCAACTACTCCCACTTCGTGGGCGACTCACTGTCCATCATCGTGCTGGCGAACACGGCGCAGTCCAGCCCCGGGCGGTTCACCGAGGGCATCGCTGCCATCGTCAATCCGGCGCTCGGCACGCCGAAGCTTGCCGCCATCGAGGACACCGAGCCGCAGGTCACCGCCCAGCTCACGGCGTTCCTCGAGGAGGTGAGGGCGGGGAAGGTGGACAAGGCCCGCTTCGCCTACGCGCCGCCCTGGCTCGTCTCGGAGGCGCTGCCGCACTTCACGGAGCGCCTGTCGAAGCTGGGGCCCACGGGGAAGTTGCGGCTCGCCCAGCGCGAGGTGATGGGGGATGACCGCGTGTACACGTACCTGGTGGACTTCGGCGCCGACAGCTTCGTGTACAAGGTGTCGCTCATCCCGGATGGCCGTGTGTCCCTCTTCGGCATGAACGAGCTGAAGAAGTAG